AAGTGTTAGCGCGACCTGGATTGATTTGCAGTGCTTGATTGAAATCGTCGATCGCCCCTTTTTGATCGCCCAAGTCCGAAAGCGCTACACCTCGGTTGTTGTAAGCCGCTGCAAAGTTTCGATCCTGACGGATGACTTGAGTATAATCTGCGATCGCCCCCGGTTTATCGCCCATAGCCGACAAAACCAGCCCCCGATTGTAGTACGCATCGACATAACCTGCATTTAGGGCGATCGCCTTGCTATAATCAGCAATACTTCTGGGAATTTCCCTCAAATCAAAATACGCCAGTCCCCGATAAAAATAAGCTTCTACATAATCGGATTGAGTTTGAATCGCCTTGCTAAAATCGGCAACAGCCCCTGACGCATCTCCATTATCAAACCGAGTTAAACCCCGAACGTAATAAGTCTTAGCATCTGGGGGATTGTTGAGTTTCAGAGGCGCATTAGCGGTGGGAGAGGAATTGATTAAAAGTGCCGATCGATTTAAACCAGCTTCCGATAGTTTAGCGATAAAAGTATTAATAGGAACCGCAGAATTAAATCCAGTTTTAGTGAGAGGCCCCTCAAACGATTGATCGTTAGTGACAAAATCTAGTTCCCCTTCCCCATGAACTCCAATTACCCGTCCTTCCCCATCAAATATCGGCCCTCCACTCATTCCTTTTATAGTTACAGCAATGTAACGCAACGTATAACCGCGTCGATGAGCTGAAAGGCGACTGGTAACATATCCCGGTACAAACTCATAATTGCGCTTAGTTCCAGACTTATTTCCTAAGCGATCTGGATAGCCAAACACAAACATTGGTGTGCCAGCGCCCGCTTGTTGGGAATCACCTAAAGTCACGACAGGATAAGAATCTGTACTATTAAAAGTTACTACTGCTAAATCCGGATCGTTGTTAATTTTTTGCAAGCGAACAAAACTG
Above is a genomic segment from Microcoleus sp. bin38.metabat.b11b12b14.051 containing:
- a CDS encoding tetratricopeptide repeat-containing serine protease family protein, whose amino-acid sequence is MNRDYSRFDSLTSILAGTVTLAGIVIFVQAPVLAKTPQEIAELANSVSVQINGQSPNRNLVKSGSGFIISKQGTTYTVLTANHVVENTEPTYTIRTSTGKDYQVTSFVRLQKINNDPDLAVVTFNSTDSYPVVTLGDSQQAGAGTPMFVFGYPDRLGNKSGTKRNYEFVPGYVTSRLSAHRRGYTLRYIAVTIKGMSGGPIFDGEGRVIGVHGEGELDFVTNDQSFEGPLTKTGFNSAVPINTFIAKLSEAGLNRSALLINSSPTANAPLKLNNPPDAKTYYVRGLTRFDNGDASGAVADFSKAIQTQSDYVEAYFYRGLAYFDLREIPRSIADYSKAIALNAGYVDAYYNRGLVLSAMGDKPGAIADYTQVIRQDRNFAAAYNNRGVALSDLGDQKGAIDDFNQALQINPGRANTYFNRGLALFRINNDRSALADYTQAIQLNPSYAKAYANRGITLVRMGDRPGAIADLQQAARLFRAQGMSADAQKALDLIGQLQK